One part of the Capra hircus breed San Clemente chromosome 4, ASM170441v1, whole genome shotgun sequence genome encodes these proteins:
- the AEBP1 gene encoding adipocyte enhancer-binding protein 1, with the protein MAALLGAPLLGCLLVLLALCPGGRPQTVLTDDEIEEFLEGFLSELESEPREDDVEAPPPPEPTLPARKAQTGGKPGARPGVAEEVPLGKAKDKGKKGKKDKGPKATKQPPEGSSRPPKKPKEKPPKEKPPKATKKPKEKPPKATKKPKEKQPKEKPPKEKPPKATKKPKEKPPKATKRPLAGKKLSTPTPSESPQWPLPPLLSPDHEELPQEGGGPLPDPWGGPGEETDVEHQPEPEEETEQPTLDYNDQIEREDYEDFEYIRRQKQPRPPPSRRRPERPWPERPEEKAEPPGRGFEAPEEKIEPPPLKPLPPPLLPDYEDSYVIPNYDDMDYYFRPPRPQKPDTGLETDEEKEELKKPKKEGSSPKEEETDDKWTVEKGKDPKGTRKGEESEEEWAPAEKIKCPPIGMESHRIEDNQIRASSMLRHGLGAQRGRLNMQAGDTEDDYYDGAWCAEDDSQTQWIEVDTRRTTKFTGVITQGRDSSIHDDFVTSFFVGFSNDSQTWVMYTNGYEEMTFHGNVDKDTPVLSELPEPVVARFIRIYPLTWNGSLCMRLEVLGCPVSSVHSYYTQNEVVTTDDLDFRHHNYKDMRQLMKVVNEQCPTITRTYSLGKSSRGLKIYAMEISDNPGDHELGEPEFRYTAGIHGNEVLGRELLLLLMQYLCREYRDGNPRVRSLVHDTRIHLVPSLNPDGYEVAAQMGSEFGNWALGLWTEEGFDIYEDFPDLNSVLWGAEERKWVPYRVPNNNLPIPERYLSPDATVSTEVRAIITWMEKNPFVLGANLNGGERLVSYPYDMARTPSQEQLLAAAMAAARGEDEEEASEAQETPDHAIFRWLAISFASTHLTMTEPYRGGCQAQDYTGGMGIVNGAKWKPRSGTINDFSYLHTNCLELSIYLGCDKFPHESELPREWENNKEALLTFMEQVHRGIKGVVTDEQGIPIANATISVSGINHGVKTASGGDYWRILNPGEYRVTAHAEGYTPSSKTCNVDYDIGATQCNFILARSNWKRIREIMAMNGNRPIPHIDPSRPMTPQQRRMQRRRLQYRLRMREQMRLRRLNATTSPATTPTSPPPTPTLLPTADLAPSSAPSSTMGPWQFLPETTVNWEESETETETYTEVVTEFGTELGPEEEEGEEEEGEMVTGPDFPFTTVETYTVNFGDF; encoded by the exons ATGGCGGCCCTGCTCGGGGCGCCCCTGCTTGGCTGCCTCCTGGTGCTGCTGGCGCTGTGCCCCGGGGGGCGCCCGCAGACAGTGCTGACCGACGACGAGATCGAGGAGTTCCTCGAGGGCTTCCTGTCCGAGCTGGAGTCCGAACCCCGGGAGGACGACGTGGAGGCCCCACCGCCCCCTGAACCCACCCTTCCCGCCCGCAAAGCCCAGACAGGGGGCAAGCCGGGGGCGCGTCCGGGGGTGGCCGAAGAGG TGCCTCTGGGAAAAGCCAAAGACaaagggaagaaagggaagaaggacaAAGGCCCCAAGGCGACCAAGCAGCCCCCAGAAGGGTCCTCTAGGCCTCCCAAGAAACCCAAGGAGAAGCCACCCAAGGAGAAACCCCCCAAGGCCACCAAGAAGCCCAAGGAAAAGCCACCCAAAGCCACCAAGAAGCCCAAGGAGAAGCAGCCCAAGGAGAAGCCCCCCAAGGAGAAGCCCCCCAAGGCCACCAAGAAGCCCAAGGAGAAGCCCCCCAAGGCCACCAAGAGGCCTCTAGCTGGGAAGAAGCTCTCCACCCCAACCCCCTCTGAAAGCCCGCAGTGGCCACTGCCCCCACTCCTCAGCCCCGACCACGAGGAACTGCCCCAGGAGGGAG GTGGACCCCTCCCAGATCCCTGGGGGGGTCCAGGAGAAGAGACCGACGTGGAGCACCAGCCTG AGCCCGAGGAGGAGACAGAGCAGCCCACACTGGACTATAACGACCAGATAGAGCGGGAAGACTACGAGGACT TCGAATACATCCGCCGCCAGAAGCAGCCCAGGCCTCCCCCGAGCAGGAGAAGGCCAGAGAGGCCCTGGCCTGAGCGCCCTGAGGAGAAGGCTGAGCCGCCTGGGCGGGGCTTTGAGGCCCCAGAAGAGAAGATCG AGCCACCACCTCTGAAGCCCCTGCCACCCCCGCTGCTCCCCGACTACGAGGACAGCTACGTGATCCCCAACTACGATGACA tggacTATTACTTCCGGCCTCCCAGGCCCCAGAAGCCCGACACTGGCCTGGAAACAGACGAAGAGAAGGAAGAGCTGA AGAAACCCAAAAAGGAGGGCAGCAGCCCCAAGGAGGAGGAGACGGATGACAAAtggactgtggagaagggcaAGGACCCCAAAG GGACCCGGAAGGGTGAGGAGTCGGAGGAGGAGTGGGCTCCAGCAGAGAAAATCA AGTGCCCCCCCATTGGGATGGAGTCGCACCGCATTGAGGACAACCAGATCCGGGCCTCCTCCATGCTGCGCCATGGCCTGGGTGCACAGCGAGGCCGGCTCAACATGCAG GCCGGCGACACTGAGGACGACTACTATGATGGGGCGTGGTGTGCTGAGGATGACTCCCAGACCCAGTGGATTGAGGTGGACACGAGAAGGACCACCAAGTTCACAGGCGTCATCACCCAGGGCCGCGACTCCAGCATCCA TGACGACTTTGTGACCTCCTTCTTCGTGGGCTTCAGCAACGACAGCCAGACGTGGGTGATGTACACCAACGGCTACGAGGAAATG ACCTTCCACGGGAACGTGGACAAGGACACGCCCGTGCTGAGCGAGCTCCCGGAGCCGGTAGTGGCCCGTTTCATCCGCATCTACCCACTCACTTGGAACGGCAGCCTGTGCATGCGCCTGGAGGTGCTGGGGTGCCCCGTGTCCT CTGTCCACAGCTACTACACACAGAACGAGGTGGTGACCACCGATGACCTGGACTTCCGGCACCACAACTACAAGGACATGCGGCAG CTGATGAAGGTGGTGAATGAGCAATGCCCCACGATCACCCGCACATACAGCCTGGGGAAGAGCTCTCGAGGGCTCAAGATCTATGCCATGGAGATCTCAGACAATCCCGGGGATCATGAGCTGG GGGAGCCCGAGTTCCGCTACACAGCTGGTATCCACGGCAATGAGGTGCTGGGCCGAGAGCTGCTGCTCCTACTCATGCAATACCTGTGCCGCGAATACCGCGATGGGAACCCACGCGTGCGCAGCCTGGTGCACGACACGCGCATCCACCTAGTGCCCTCGCTGAACCCTGATGGCTACGAGGTGGCAGCGCAGATG GGCTCAGAGTTTGGGAACTGGGCACTGGGTTTGTGGACCGAGGAGGGCTTTGACATCTACGAGGACTTCCCGGATCTCAACTCTGTGCTCTGGGGAGCCGAGGAAAGGAAATGGGTCCCCTACCGGGTGCCCAACAATAACCTGCCCATCCCTGAACGCTACCTCTCTCCAGATGCCACG GTATCCACGGAGGTCCGGGCCATCATCACCTGGATGGAGAAGAACCCCTTTGTGCTGGGGGCAAACCTGAATGGTGGCGAGCGGCTTGTGTCCTACCCCTATGACATGGCCCGCACACCCAGCCAGGAGCAGCTTCTGGCTGCGGCCATGGCGGCCGCCCGGGGAGAGGATGAAGAAGAGGCATCTGAGGCCCAGGAGACCCCAGACCACGCCATCTTCCGCTGGCTGGCCATCTCCTTCGCCTCTACCCACCTCACCATGACTGAGCCCTACAGGGGAGGGTGCCAAGCACAGGACTACACTGGCGGCATGGGCATCGTCAATGGGGCCAAGTGGAAACCCCGCTCTGGGA CTATCAACGACTTCAGCTACCTGCACACCAACTGCCTGGAGCTCTCCATCTACCTGGGCTGTGATAAGTTCCCGCATGAGAGCGAGCTGCCCCGAGAGTGGGAGAACAACAAAGAAGCCCTGCTCACCTTCATGGAGCAG GTTCACCGTGGCATCAAGGGCGTTGTGACAGACGAGCAAGGCATCCCGATAGCCAATGCCACCATCTCCGTGAGTGGCATTAACCACGGAGTGAAGACAG CCAGTGGTGGCGATTACTGGCGCATCCTGAACCCTGGTGAGTACCGCGTGACGGCCCATGCGGAGGGCTACACCCCAAGCTCGAAGACCTGCAACGTGGACTATGACATCGGGGCCACTCAGTGCAATTTCATCTTGGCTCGCTCCAACTGGAAGCGCATCCGTGAGATCATGGCCATGAACGGGAACCGGCCCATCCCACACATCGACCCATCGCGCCCCATGACCCCACAGCAGAGGCGCATGCAACGCCGCCGCCTGCAGTATCGGCTGCGCATGCGCGAACAGATGCGGCTTCGACGCCTCAACGCCACCACGAGCCCAGCCACCACCCCCAcatcaccccctcccaccccaacacTGCTCCCCACTGCCGACCTTGCCCCCTCCTCAGCCCCAAGTTCTACAATGGGGCCCTGGCAGTTTCTACCAGAGACCACAGTCAATTGGGAGGAGTCGGAAACGGAGACGGAGACCTACACGGAGGTGGTGACGGAGTTTGGGACAGAGCTGGGgcctgaggaggaggaaggggaggaagaggaaggagagatggTCACGGGCCCAGACTTCCCCTTCACCACAGTGGAGACCTACACAGTGAACTTTGGGGACTTCTGA